The following nucleotide sequence is from Hevea brasiliensis isolate MT/VB/25A 57/8 chromosome 7, ASM3005281v1, whole genome shotgun sequence.
tttatcAAGGATTGGATATTTTTAAATACTTACCGAACCAAATTCTATGATTCATATAGTAAATGATTGAGTTTGAgacaattttaaatttagaaaataataccTATATCGTGTTTGAATAAGGTTTATATTTTATGGAGTGAATATTCATTGCTCGAATTCATTTATGTAaaaaaacaattaaatataatatatatatatatctttttttataataatgtttataattttttatatattatattttaaataaataaatttcaatatttcataagattattaaatttttaaaatataatatattaacaaaaatatatttttatatacatAAAACTAGATGAgaagtataataataataataataataataataataataataataataataataataataataaagtatgAAAAGAATTTGGGTAGTTTAATATGAATTTTAATAAGTTTGAGATTAATttatgtattaaaaatatttattatgtttGGATTTAGGTGATTTTTGCATGTAACCTACTTTTTATCAtctctattaaataatttttgtatAAATTTTTAGGTATTAAAATTAAGTTTCATTTCTGAGTGAGTTTAAAGTTACATTTCTTTATATtatctaatatatttaaaatataaaattttagggTGCTTTTAAGTGACATCTAAGAGAGTGTTTGacttaacttatgaaaattaattcataaatacttaatacttataagttaatttgaatctataaatatttaaaattttaaaagattaagtatcttattaagtatttataattaattaataaacagTTAATATGTTTAGTAAAAAATAGCttacaattatatttattattaaattcactaaaaagaatattaaataagatttataatgaaattttaaaaattaaataaaaacaatataataaaatattttgtcaAACTAGTTTATAAGTATATGTCTattaaaatactaaaatgaaAAGTTAAGTCTTATcaacttatttttttaatttataaactcaatttatcagttcaaaaattattataaacaaatatattaacctatttttaaaatttataatttaattttatctgCTTATAAGCTAAGATGAACACTATATAAATATAGATGTTGAATAAAGAAAAATAAGGATAGGATTTGGGAGTGACAAAAttaatctatattatatataaatgtgtgaAGGGAGGTGTAAAATATTGACTTTACTCAAATTACTTTTCATTAGTTATAGTGTTTACAAtaacatttttttgttatttaatttaattttgaaatttatataaatttaaaattcttataacttaaaatttaattatttatataattttaaagcttatataaatctaaaattcttaatcccacttatatttaaattctacctaattaaatttttattataatgtaatttaaaataaaattttataaaaatactttcATCATTTATATTATTAACAAAAATGGAAAGTATTTCATTTATATGAATAACTTTTTGATGAATCTAAATGGACTTTTATctctattttaattataatatttataaaaatgtatttaaatttatgtaaaagaataagaaaaaaataatttttgttaaCTAGAcatatgaatttttttattatttttttaaagtttttaatttaatttttataagttcattaaaaaaatatttcttgtaaaataaatttatattttttaattatatatatatatatatatatataacaacggaaaatattataaaaaataatattttttgatttataaaaaaaatatttaattataatatgtaatacacaataaaattctatgaatttaaaatttttaaatactaTATAATTATTCACATAAAACAAGTTGTAtatatgaaaaaataattttaaatagataaatatatattatttaaaaattgagtttaataataaaattaatgtaaTTAATAGGATACCTGAATTtataatactaattttttttattttaaaataataaattattaaaaatttaaaaaataaaaaatatataataattttttaatactataattaaataatgaatacatataaaaagaattaataattatattttaaatataaaattattatttaatttaaatataaacacAAATTGACATTAGATATAAGAgtttaatttttatatgaatacaagtattaatttatttaataaaatttttattttttaggatTTAACAATCTTTTTTATTGAAATTGATcatttatttttagaaaaataattataaaaaatttaatttaaaaatatgttataaattaatttgacataatattttactgtgaattgaataattatttatatatttttttactataataattccaattaaaaataataatatattaatattagtattttttttattctattaatataaattttttatttttatataaaaaatagttattaatttattagtgttaatatatttattaattttattttaaaacttttctctaTATTATAAGACaatataaaattatgtaaaatattatatattaaataaaaattaataatattaatatttatttaattttaaccaataaaattaaaaatcgaatataaaataactataaataaaaagataaacattatatgaaattatatcaaaatgaatttattttactattatatataaaaattattaaatagggtggaaaaaagtttaaatttttcatgctaatcatatatattttataaaaattataaaatattaaaaattaattagttttGATAGACTTAAcactttattattaaaaaaatttaatacaaaaatatatcaatcaataaaataaatcaataaaataacatatagttaaatttatatatttataaaatattaattataaaattatattataataatcattttttcataataaatttcactactataactttttattttcattaatatcttattattaaaaaaatttaatacaaaAATATATCAATCAATAAAATAACATatagttaaattatatatttataaaatattaattataaaattatattataataataattttttcataataaatttcactactataattttttattttcattaatatccttttatttttattaattcaatcTAAAAATCATAAATATACATATAACATGTATgtcataaaaaatgaaaaattatataataataataataatttaataaaaattttatacaaaaatattgaattatagaTACACGGAATGAGTACAATTATATAAATGATggaaactcaaatccaataagaTTAATGCTGAACTCAAATAGGAATGTCGCGTTGGATTTGGTGGCAACAAAATTAGTTATATAAGTAATTAGTATTATGCCCATACTATGcacagttatatatatatatatatatatatatatatatatatatatatatatatatatagagagagagagagagagaaagagaaaatttatatcaaatttaattagtttattaaattgttattaattaaaaaatgttattctttaattaaaagaattttaatattgCTATTTAAAATATTCAAACTCTAAAACGTTATCgataaattttaactaaataagTTGACAATCACTCTCAAATTAGTGACTTTAATGActataaatttttgtttttaatgGCCATAAGTTATtttttgtttataataataataataataataataataataataataataattaaaatttattaaatatataaaagggAGAGAAAAAACTTTTAAGTATTGATTTTCATTTAAACATTAGAGAATATGATTACGTGTGatgattatatttaataattatacaaatataaaaaatttaatgttgatttaaaaaaaataaaaaattaataagtggattacctttaataattaaacatgtttaaaagaaaatttaataattaatttataacaaaAATTCAAATATCTGCTTAGTTCTAATTTGGAGTGGatgttttaaaggaaattaaacttttagttgtggtaataattaaaaagttatgataatatttattaaattttgaatcTAAACATGATATTTCATTAAATGTGtttaaaatatttcattaaacggTTTTGATTTTCCTTTAAAGTAATCCAAAATCTTGATTTTATTGTCATTAacgttttcaaattaaaaattatgaaatctCAAAATGAATGACAATTATATTTGGTAATTAATGCTTTTCcatcatttaaatttaaaagatcAAACTAATTAAGgattgtatttagaaaattaaattttataataattatatattataactattcaagaaatacataaaaaattatcagtaataaattcaattaaaaattgacacttggcataaatatgatatatttaaaattctatgtccttttaaattttttttacaaaaatctGGACCACCTGTTCATTATAAAGtaaaaatagaatatatataaaATCAGCATTTATATTTGTtggatataattaataaatttatctaattaatttttaGTTTTTCCTATATCTACTTAAATTGAGCTTCTAAGGTgtttgtaataattaaataataagtaattaatatttttctattatttaagtTTAAAAGATCAAATTAACTAaagattatatttaaaaaattaaattatataataattatatattacaactatttaaaaaataaagaaaaaatttaatgttgattttttttaaataaaaaattaaaaattagtggATAGACATTACCTTTAATAATtagacattttttaaaaaaaatttaatgattaatttttttacaaaaattcaaatatctcttaattttttattctattttaaagcatatattttaaagaaaattaaacctaattaatatttattgaattttaaattaaacaTTTTGAGTTGGTAaatcattattaattaaatattaaatttaattaaaataaatgtttttaaaattaaaggtaactattttctaattaaaaaaataactattttctaatttaaaaaaagTAACTTTTTTTAATGCTTTCCTAAAGAAAAGTAcacattaaaattattatgaaaataaattatttaactataataaatagaatttcacttaatttaggattataaattattaaattaaaattaaaataaatttctattaattaaaatatattcctTTCACACTTTCAAATTAAATCACCTCAACAAAAAAaggtttatgaatttttttttctttttaggaAATTAGGATTCCactcattaaaatttattttctttttagttaGGAAATTTTCTTGTaaggtaaatttttttaattcatattaaaaatatctttatttataaattaaaattttataaaaatttaattcaattaatttctttttatcgattcttatatttaatggaatACCTCATTTATCATGAACAATTTGTTCATATTTTCTTATCAAAAGCTAGCAGTTGATGATCCCTCTCATGAGTTTTTCTGCTAGTTAACTTTCATGGATTTTTTAGCTAAATATTAGTTCGATTTTAATGCTGTATACAAAGATACTAATTTCTTTTTCTCCAAAATTGATAAATAAGAGCGGTAAAATGTATTATTTTGGGGGAATTCACGATCTTAGTTAATCTCAATAGTATATTATTTATCTAGAGGATAGGAAAATGAATAATTAAGAATCTTGAACTTGCGATATGAGGAAAATGATTTATTGGATAATGTGAATGAAGTTGAGGCATGCCATTAGCCAGTGTAATCGATGTTCTCTTCAGTGAAAGAATGAAAGATAGATTGCATGAATGGCTTGATGGGTTATTGAGGAATGAAAATGGAGGGTCTCAGTTATATGGGACTTCAAATCACTCTAGACAATAATTCCAAACTATTTTTCTACAAGATGTGTCAGCTATTTGTCTAAATAGTTTTACTTCTTTTCAacttaaattaattcatttaataatATGCTGTGTTGACTTATTTTGTTTTAGTCAAGAAAAATGTTTCAAAtatgatagtttttttttttttacattgttTCTTATACTCAAGGAATTGAATTCTGAcattgatgaaaataaaaatatgtaGATTATTAAGAagtattttgaaaatattttttatgtttatttgGATAGTGAAAAGttaaatttgaattataatttaaaaattaaattaaaattaaatagtaattatatattacaatcaTATAGGATAATATGAAAAATTTATCATTTTATGcattttaaaagtcaaaattgattaaaatatagaaaattaatattctataaatattatataaaatttaataaatattaataaatttaatttggctaattttttttaaaaaattattattaataaaattatcatttagcataaatataatttatttaaaattttatatgatagaataaaaaattttccatcaataaacttaataagtattatataaaatttaataaatatcaataaatttaattcaattaatttttttttaaaattactatcaataaaattattatttaaaataaatataattcatttaaaatcttatgttataagaaaaaaaattattataaataaatttaattaaatatcaccacttaaaataaatataataatttttaaaatccaTAGCACTAGATAAAATCTATTTACTTTAAATATCACTTCTTATCATAAATACAACAATTTTAAAATACTGCGTGTCAATGTCCGGAGAAAACCTACCTGCTTTGTGTACATAGATGGATgttaattatttatttagttcCCAAGAGTCATCTTTCTTCCTCTCACGGCCTGTTCTATTTTTGTTGCGTTCTTTGGCTATATACTGCAAAATCTCTCGCAGCTTTTTTTTCCTTAATCTCTCTCACAAATACTCTATTGCATGATTATAAGCTTGAAACTTGAAGAATTTGGGTTGAAATTTGGAGCAGCGGTACTATTTTTGAGAAGGTATGGCAACTTGCAACTTCATGTAAATATATATCTATATGCAAAAGTGAAATCTCCTCCATGCGCATTGGTGTACTGGGTTAATCAATTTTGGGTTTTGGGTTTAGTGAATTGTTGGGAAATCCTAGTTTGTTGTGTTTTTACTGTTGCATGAAAGTGAAACACATGAACCATTGTTCATTGATCCCTGTACTGAGAACAATTTGGATTAGCAATTCTTAAATTTGTTTTGTTACATGTCCATGAAATTTAATATGCCTTCAATTATCAAGAGAATAATGTGTTTCTGATATTGTCTGTTTTGAAGGCATTTTAAGGCTTATTGATATTTAATATGATGCCAATTGTTAATAACTATTGtatcgatgaatgcataaatttatGTTTTTAGATTTTAGCAATTCAGACTTAGCTATTGAATCAACAGATAATACTAGCTGATTGTTTTAGGCATGGTTGTAGGCTTGCGTTAGAGATGCTTGAATCTGTGATGGAGAATGTGATGTAATCATGACAAGTTGAGTCTATATAATGAATTATTTGAACTTAACTCGTTTCAAAAGCTAAGGTTCCATTCTTATTTCTTAACAAGTACTTGGTTAAATCAACTTGGTGGAATACAGGCGTATGAGTTCGATTTTAATTGTTCAACTTCAAATTAgtgttttatttttatataccaaatagtaatataataatttttttctatttaaatgttatataaaaaaatacaatttattttaaaaaatataaaaggcTAAATACTTGGTTGGGCTCATGAGCCACTCAAGTTGAGTATTATAAGACAAACTCGGCTCCATTGTTACATCAGCTACTTGAGTTCAACCTCAACTTGAATTATAATATTTTGTGAGTCAAGTCTGATTTGCTTGACTCGTTTACACCCCCATTTATGGGAGGATAACCATCAAATTGACGGTGTTTTAAGGAGAAGGCAAGTAAATATTCTGTTATGGGGATTGGGTAAATGTATATTGGTTCAAGAGTCGGTTGATGAAATAACAGCAAAAATTTGATAACTTATATACAACCATATAGAAGATTCTGTTCTTAAGAGCAGCAAGAATTTATGGAACCTCTGCTAGTTGAGATGAGCTTTTCTTGAGTTAAGCACCTAttgtgaattttaaaaattttcagggTTCCTTTCCAAGAATGAAACTTAGTCTGTTGAAAGTGGAGAATGGCTAAAGATGATGCATAACACTGAGTTTGATTTTAGGAGATCAAGTTGTAGATTCTTTTTAGATTTTGGAATATAAAGTTTTAAATGTGCATGGGGGTACTAATTATTTAAGTAGACACATTTGACATCATGTTTGTGCCTAGTTTACTAGTGGTTATTTGTACTTGATTTCAGGTATTGAGCTTTCATTAAGTTCATAGAATAGCATATGAATAGAATAGTTATTTGATGTTAAATAGTCGTTCTTAGCTTTGGTTCAAATTTTAAATGTGGAATGATTATTCCATGAAATATATTTTCCAAAATctcaaattttgattgaaattctAAATGTGTAATAGTTATTACATAGACTAATATCGTTCGAAATAGTTATTCCATCATGCCATGGAATAGCTATTCCATTCAGAAAATCAAAGGAAGAACAAGTTGCTTGTGTACAAAATTGTATGTTTCCATGCCCAGAGAGTTTAGTTCTATATGGCATAGATGCATCTATTCTTTTGAGTGCTAATTCAATATTGGTTCTGAATTTTTCATTTAGTTTGCCAAACCTTCATGTAGTTGGTTCACTCAACATTTGAAACTTCAGTCAAGTTTATTTGGTGGATATTTAATTGCACAGGTGATGTTTGTTGACCAAGAATGAATTGAGCTTAACTACATTTTTTATGCTATTTACGCATTTCCAATGATAATTATGTTACACATCAATAAATAGTTTCAAGCCTGCTTCACGGGAACTATTAGAAGTTTTGGATTGAAAATTGGCTGTGTCTATTTTCTGTTTGCATTACAGCAATGCAGCTCGTATTTTAGTTTGAACATAAGTATTGGAATTCTTCTAGTCAAGCTTTTTGTTAGAAACCAATTAATTTGAATTCAGATGCTAGTTGTTATGTACATCTTTTCCCTGATTGTCATCTGCCTTTTGTTCAATTACCACTTGGAAAAAGCTCATGCTTTAGCATGACTTATTTGTGATTCATTCCTGCCTAGTTTGTATGGCTGGCTGGCCTATAGTTCTATACTTTGCTGACAAACTATGTTGCTTGAATATTTTTCAGGTACAATTTTATATATAATGTTTTCATTTTTTTGTCAGTTGCTAGATCCTTGAGCACTTGCAACTAACTTTATCATGTGTTGCAACTTGCATATGTGCTCAAGTTATTAGAAGTGAGTGTACAGTCTGGTGATCCACCTTCACATGATCAAATTCATGAAAAGCAGCAAGATTTTGTTTGTTTGAATTATTTTTACACACCATATAAGCATAATTAAATGATTGTTTAGTCCATAGTACCAAGGTCCTCGTTAATCTCAGTCATCTCATCTGTATCTGTTCACAATATTATAACATGCAATAATGACTTTTTTTCCTTTTGCTGTTCTAGATGAGTGTTTGTCAGAAGTGTGGGGATAAAGGTTACACGAAGCATCTTATATACTGTACCAAGTGTCAGGGCTCCTCTGAGCATAGGTATGTAGAATGGCTACCTAAGCATGTTTGTTCTTTGAGAACCAGTACTTCACTTTTGATAACCAGTAGTTCACTATGTGACAACAAAATGTATTTAATGTTTAAATTCTCATGGAGGTTTAATTGGATCTATTTTGTTTCCTGAGTATTTGAAAAACAAAACATATTTGTTTGTTTCCATCAAAATGATGGTGGCAAGCTGGCAACTACTTTATTTTACATGTCCTGTTATTGCATCTGAATGTTTGGGTAATGGATTGTGATATTTATGTGATATATatgctcttcttttttttttttgtgtttttagCTATTGTATGGACATTTTGCCAAGAAAAGGTGATGAAAATTTCATTTGGACTTGTGAGGAATGTAGTTCAAGAAATACTAAGTCTAGTCCTAATCCATCAATTAAAAGTGCACGCATTAGTCAAGCTGTTGAAATCAGGTTGAATAGGATTAAGATGCGAAGGCAGACCAGTTTCTTTACGGTAAAAGCACAGGCTTGTGCAGATACAGATAGGTTGACTAATGCAAAGAAGCCTACAGGTGATTGCCAGAAAGAGAAGATAGAAAGGCTGCCATCTTCTTTCCCCAACATTGGAAATGAAGAGTTCAAAAAACCAAAGAGAAGGTTGGTCCTTGAAGATTGCAGTTCTGATGAGGAGTCTGAATCTGTTAAACACACTGAAGTTCATCCTTGTCAACCAGATCATGCAGTCAGTGCTTATCCACTGAACATATCAAGTGAAATACCATATTCAGAAGCCAACAGATATGTCCATGCCCAACCAATAATTGATCCAATTTGGGGGTAGGATTCTCTCTTTGGTCATCTTTTGCTTTAGCATCAGGGTTATGGCCCTTAAACATTTTATCAGTTGCTCACATGGAAGGTGGTTTTTTTTTCCCCCTTCTGCTTCTATAAActaaattttgttttcttttttataGGGGATCCTTTAGaatccaaaataagaaaaactcaactttcTTTGGACTTGTGGCCCATTTATCAAGTAAAGCTTGCCCAAAAGCAGAGGAAGTAGCAAAAGCATTACCAATGCGACTGAATGTAGCAATTGTTTCTAGATCTGAGGCATGGCCTCAGAGTTTTCAGATAGAACCACCAACTGATGAAAGTATTGCTCTTTATTTTTTTCCTCAACATGAAAGGTTGGCTCATAAATGATTTTTATTGGACTATGCTTCTTGTT
It contains:
- the LOC110651768 gene encoding uncharacterized protein LOC110651768 isoform X1 translates to MSVCQKCGDKGYTKHLIYCTKCQGSSEHSYCMDILPRKGDENFIWTCEECSSRNTKSSPNPSIKSARISQAVEIRLNRIKMRRQTSFFTVKAQACADTDRLTNAKKPTGDCQKEKIERLPSSFPNIGNEEFKKPKRRLVLEDCSSDEESESVKHTEVHPCQPDHAVSAYPLNISSEIPYSEANRYVHAQPIIDPIWGGSFRIQNKKNSTFFGLVAHLSSKACPKAEEVAKALPMRLNVAIVSRSEAWPQSFQIEPPTDESIALYFFPQHERDEKVFDDLMDDLIIHDQALKAVINNVELLVFSSRELPPEHWRFCKKYFLWGVFKPNSQKIASKAVDSHLTI
- the LOC110651768 gene encoding uncharacterized protein LOC110651768 isoform X2, producing the protein MSVCQKCGDKGYTKHLIYCTKCQGSSEHSSRNTKSSPNPSIKSARISQAVEIRLNRIKMRRQTSFFTVKAQACADTDRLTNAKKPTGDCQKEKIERLPSSFPNIGNEEFKKPKRRLVLEDCSSDEESESVKHTEVHPCQPDHAVSAYPLNISSEIPYSEANRYVHAQPIIDPIWGGSFRIQNKKNSTFFGLVAHLSSKACPKAEEVAKALPMRLNVAIVSRSEAWPQSFQIEPPTDESIALYFFPQHERDEKVFDDLMDDLIIHDQALKAVINNVELLVFSSRELPPEHWRFCKKYFLWGVFKPNSQKIASKAVDSHLTI